The Christensenella timonensis DNA segment TTCCCCGCGGTTTTTTTTGATTCGTTTTATTTGCCGAGCACTTCTTTTGCCTTTGCTACGACCGCTTCCTTGGTAAAGCCGAATTTTTCAAACAGTACCTTTGCAGGTGCGGATGCGCCGAAGTGGTCGATCGTCACATAGCCGCCGTCGAGGCCGACATATTTTGCCCAGCCGTAGGAGGTGGCCGCTTCTACGGCGACCCTTGCGCGTACGCTGTTTGGCAGGACGCTTTCCTTATAAGCGGCATCCTGTTCCTCAAACAGTTCCATACACGGCATGGATACGACGCGCGCGGAGATGTTTTCCCGGAAGAGGTCTTCCGCCGCCGCCATGCACAGCTCAACTTCGCTGCCCGTGCCGATGAGGATCACGTCAGGCGAGCTGCCGCCGTCCTTTAAGACATAGCCGCCCTTGAGGGCATCCTTTCCTGTTTCCTTGAACTGGGGCAGGGGCTGGCGCGAAAGCGCGATCGCGCTCGGCGCCTTTGCCGTCAGGGCGGATTTGTATGCCGCAGCCGTTTCGTGGCCGTCCGCCGGACGCCACATGTGTACGCCGGGCGTTGCGCGCAGCGTAGCAAGCTGTTCGATCGGCTCGTGTGTCGCACCGTCTTCGCCTACGCCGATGGAATCGTGCGTCAGGACATAGGTGACGGGGAGCTCCATCAGGGCGGACATACGGATCGCGCCCTTCATATAATCGCTGAATACAAGGAAGGTAGCGCAGTAAGGCACGATACCGCCGTGCAGCGCCATACCGTTGCAAACAGCGGCCATAGCGAATTCGCGGATACCGAAGTGAATATTCGTGCCGAGACGGTCCTGCGCGGAGAAAAAGCTGCGTTCCTTCATCAGGGAGTTGTTCGCAGGCGCGAGGTCTGCGCTGCCGCCCATCAGGTTGGGGATGCGCTTTGCAAGCTTGTTTATGATATCCCCGGAGGACTGCCGTGTAGCAACTGCTTTATCTTCTACCGTCCAGTAATCCTCGTCAAAAACCGACTCGGAAACAGGGCTCATGTAAGCCTTGTATTTTTCCGCCAACTCCGGATAAGCCTTGCTGTATTTATCGAACAGCTCTTTCCACTGGTTTTCTTCTGCCTCGAATACTTCACAGAGCTCGTCGATATGCTTTTTCACTTCTTCCGGCACGAAGAACGGGTCTTTGTGCTCCCAGCCCAGGTTTTTCTTCATGGCATCGATGTTTTCCTGGCCGAGCGGGGAACCGTGGCTCGATTCGCTGCCCTGTTTGGGACTGCCGTAAGCGATCGCCGTTTTTACGATGATCAGCGACGGTTTTTCTTTTTCTGCTTTGGCTTCCTCGATAGCGGCGGAAATACCCTTCATGTCTTCGTTTCCGTCTTCCACCTCAAGAACCTGCCAGCCGTAGGCTTTGTAACGCTTTTTCACATCCTCGTCAAAGGCGGTGTCGATACTGCCTTCGATGGTGATGTCGTTTTTATCGTAAAGAACGATCAGTTTACCGAGCTTGAGCGTTCCCGCAAGCGAGCTGGCTTCGCCGGATACGCCTTCCTGCAGGCAGCCGTCGCCTGAAAGCGCGTAGGTATAATGGTCTACCACATTGAAATCCGGTTTGTTGAATTCTGCGGCGAGGTGCGCTTCAGCCATTGCGAAACCGACAGCCATGGCGATGCCTTGGCCGAGCGGGCCGGATGTTGCCTCCACGCCGTCCGTTAAACCATGCTCCGGATGGCCGGGCGTGATCGAACCCCACTGGCGGAAGTTCCTGATATCCTCCATACCGACTTTATAACCGAACATATGGAGCAGGGAATAAAGCAGCATGGAAGCATGGCCCGCGCTTAGGATGAAGCGGTCGCGGTTATCCCATTTGGAATCCCTGGGATTGTGCTTTAAGTGTTTGGCCCACAGTGTGTACGCAAGCGGCGCACTGCCGATCGGCAGGCCGGGATGGCCGCTGTTTGCTTTTTGAATCGCCTCCGCGGAAAGAACGCGGATCGTATTGACGGCGAGCTTATCAATTTTACTCATAGAATCGTATCCTCCTGACATTTTTAAAAACCTGTACAATTTACAGTATAGTACATTATTGATTTTCTTGCAACGAAAAAGAGACGCCTGGGCGTCCCTTTAAAGGTTTTGTTTCCACCGGTTTGCCGTTACGCCTTTTTCACGCCCAACGTCACTTTTTTCCCGTTGATGTTCCATTCCTTTTCATAGCCGTCGACCCTGCCATAGTGCACGCCCAGCGCCAGCACTTCCTTTAAGATCTGGTCTTCGTTGTCCTGCATAATATCCGTGATCGCGTCGTTATCCATCGCGTAAAGCTCGATCTTGTCCGTCACCTCGAAGCCGGCTTCCTTGCGCATGGTCTGGATTTTGGAGATGAGCTCGCGCACATTGCCTTCCTCGATGAGCTCGGGCGTCAGCGCCGTATCGATGATCACGGCAAAGTCCCCGCTCGTTTCGGCAACGAACCCTTCGCGTTGTGCAGGCTCGATGAGGATATCCTCCTCCATGAGGGCGACAGGCATACCGTCCACCTTGAATTCATATGCGGCCCCGCTCTTCACCGTGCTTACCACAGCCGCGCCGTCCGCCTGCGCAAGATGGCTGCGGATCCCGCCGAGCAGCTTGCCGTATTTCGGCCCTAAGGTACGCATCTGCGGTTTTAGGTGATAGGTGATATATTCCGCCGCGGCCGCACCCAGTTCCACTTCCTTTACATTGAGCTCCCCGCGGATGACCTCCAAAAATGTTTCGTCCAGGTGGTCGATGCCGCTGACATAGATCTTGCCGATCGGCTGGCGGTTTTTGATGTTGGCCGTGTTGCGGCACGCTCGTCCCAGGTTGACGACGCTTTGAACGGCGTCCATATCGCGCTCAAGCTGCGCGTCCATAAGACCTGCATCAGCCTTCGGCCAGCTTGCCAGGTGCACGGAGAGGGGCGCGTTTTTATCGCTCGTGCGCACGAGGTTCTGGTAGATGCTCTCCGTCATGAACGGCGTGAACGGCGCTAAAAGCCTGGTGAGCGTCTCCAGCACTGTGTAAAGCGTCATGAAAGCGTCGATTTTGTCCTGCTCCATGCCGCTGCCCCAGAAACGGTCGCGGCAGCGTCGCACATACCAGTTGGAAAGCTCGTCCACGAATTTGCTTAAATCGCGCGACGGCTCCACGATGCGGTAATTGTCGAGGTCGTCCGTCACTGTCTGGACAAGCGAATTCAGGCGCGACAGCACCCACTGATCCATGATGTTTGTGGGCTTCAGTTCATATTTCGTCGGATCAAAGCTGTCGATATCCGCATACAAAATATAGAACGCATAGGTGTTCCACAGCGTACCCATGAATTTACGCTGCATCTCGCTCACGGCTTCGTCGTAAAAGCGCGAGGGCAGCCACGGCGCGCTCGCCGAATAGAAATACCACCGTACCGCGTCCGCGCCCTGCCTGTCCAGCACGCTCCACGGGTCGACGACATTGCCTTTGTGTTTGCTCATCTTCTGCCCGTCCTTGTCCTGCACGTGTCCAAGCACAATACAGTTTTCAAACGGAGCCTTGTCGAAAATCAGCGTACCGATCGCGAGCAGGGTATAAAACCACCCGCGCGTCTGGTCGACCGCTTCGCTGATGAAATTCGCCGGGAAATGGCTTTCAAATTCCGCTTTGTTCTCAAAGGGGTAATGCCACTGTGCAAAGGGCATGGAGCCGCTGTCGTACCAGCAGTCGATGACCTCGCTCACGCGGTGCATACTGCCGCCGCATACCGGGCACTTAAGCGTGATCGGGTCGAGGAACGGCTTGTGCAGCTCGATATCCTCAGATACTTCCTGCTCCGCCATGTCCCTAAGCTCCTGCCTCGAGCCGACCACATGGATTTCGCCACAGTCGCACACCCAGACAGGCAGCGGCGTTCCCCAATAACGCTCGCGGGAAATTCCCCAGTCGATGACGTTTTCAAGGAAATTGCCCATACGTCCGTCACGAATGTTTTCAGGCAGCCAGTTGACGCTGGCGTTGTTTTTCAACAGGCTGTCCCGCAGCTCGGTCATCTTGATAAACCATGTGCTGCGTGCGTAGTAGATCAGGGGCGTATCGCAGCGCCAGCAGAACGGATAGCTATGCTCGTACGGCATCTCCGCAAACAGCAGGCCCCTGTCCCGTAAATCCTCAATGATCAGCTTGTCCGCTTTTTTCACGAACACACCCGGCCATTTGGTTTCTTCGCTGAGCGTGCCGTCCGGCTTTACCAGCTGCACGAACGGAAGGTCGTATTTCCGGCCGACGTTTGCGTCGTCCTCACCGAACGCGGGCGCGATATGTACGATGCCGCTGCCGTCCGTTAAAGTAACGTATGTATCGCAGGCAATATACCACGCTTTTTTGTCTGTTTCCACAAAATCGAAAAGCGGCTCATATTCCTTGTACTCAAGCTCTTTGCCGGTAAACTTGCTGACGATATGCACGTCCTCGCCCAGAATCTGCTCTGCGAGCGCCTTCGCGAGATAATATTGGTCGCCGTTTTTGTCCTGCGCGAGCACGTATTCCTCGTCCGGGTTCACGCACAGCGCCACGTTCGAGGGGAGCGTCCACGGGGTCGTCGTCCACGCGAGGAAGTAAGCATCCTCGCCCTTGACTTTAAAACGTACAAAGATGGACGTTTCCTTTACATCCTTATAGCCCTGCGCCACCTCGTGCGAGGACAGCGCCGTCCCGCAGCGCGGGCAATAGGGCACGATCTTGTGGCCTTTGTATAAAAGCCCCTTTTTATGGATCTCCTTGAGCGACCACCACACGGATTCGATATAATCATTATCATAGGTAATGTACGGATCTTCCATATCCGCCCAATATCCCACACGGTCGGACATTTTTTCCCACTCGCCCTTGTATTTCCACACGGATTCCTTGCATTTCTGGATGAATGGCTCCACGCCGTATTCTTCAATCTGCTCTTTTCCATCGAGGCCGAGCATTTTCTCCACCTCAAGCTCCACCGGGAGCCCGTGCGTATCCCAGCCCGCCTTGCGCAGCACGTTGTAGCCCTGCATGGTCTTATAACGCGGGATCAGGTCTTTGATGCAGCGCGTTAAGATATGGCCGATGTGCGGCTTGCCGTTCGCCGTCGGCGGGCCGTCATAGAAGGTGAATTCTGGATTGCCCTTGTTTTCTTCCATGCTCTTTTCAAAGATCTTGTTCTCGTGCCAGAAATCAAGAACCTCCAGCTCTCGCTCGTTGAACTTTAGATCGGTAGGAACTTTTTTATACATAATCTAACCTCACAAATAATATTCAAATAAAAAAGCTTCCGTCCTGCATCAGGACGAAAGCTCGCGGTACCACCTGAATTCCCCCCGCGCACAGCGCTTTGGGACACTCTTTTCCGCTGTAACGCGCGGAACGCGCGGGGCCTTTATGAACGCGTGATAATCAAAAAAAGCGTTGCCGCGGGTCTTCCACCATCCCCCGCTCGCTCAGTGGGCCACTTTTCAAGACGTTTGTCGGTTCGGCCTCGAAACGATATACTAAAGTCTTCCTTATTATATGGCATTGGGCATACTTTGTAAAGGGGGAACCGCTGGAGAAAAAGCGCCCGGCAGCCTATTCTTCCAATTTGCGGGCAATTTCCAGCCGCAGCTCGTGGTCGCCCCAGGAAAGCAGCTTTTCCCTGATCTCGTAAGTAATGCCACGGATATCACAGCCATTGTGGATCACAAATTGGTCGTGGTTTAGCTTGCGCTCCGTGCATCCGGGGCATGGAGATTCCTGTCCGCGCAGTGCGCGATAGCATTTCTGGTTTTTATATTCATTTGCTTTCCAGCCATACTCTTCGCACAATGCCTGGTTACAGTAAAGCAGGCTGTAGTCCTTTTGGTTGATGATATAGATCAGGCCTTCCAGTTCGTCGAGAATGGTCGGGTCGATATTAAAGTACAGGTGCTGATCCACCTTGTCGCTGCTGTAAACGGCATAGGTGTTTTTTCCGGCGCCTTTTGCCTGGTAAAGCGCCGTGTCGGCCATCTGGTAAAGCCGTACAAGGTCGCTCCCGTCGGTAAAAGCGATACCTATCGACGTGGTAATGGGCATTTTTTCGTCCATATGCAGTTCATGCAGCCGTACCAAAAAACGCTCTACGCTGTTGCAGACATCGCTTTCGTACGCTGCATCCGTGACAATGAGGGCAAATTCATCCCCGCCGAAACGCCCCGCGACCGCATCGTCGCCAAATATTTCATATGTCACTTGTGCGATCTCCCGCAATATCTGGTCGCCGCGGATATGCCCAAGCGTGTCGTTCACCTGTTTGAAATTGTCCACATCGAGCAGCAATAGGGCCGCGGCAGGGCTTTGAGGGTCGAGTCCGTCCAAAATATCCTGCACTCTGGCCTCGAAAGCCTTCCGGGTATAAAGGCCGGTCAGGGAATCCCGTTGGGAATTTTTGAGCAACCGATCATACTGGAGCTCTTTTTCTTTTTCCTTGTCAATGTTCTCAGAAACGCCTAGCACGCGTACGGGTTTGCCGTCCTTTTGCTGGATCGTTTTACAGGTCAGGCGGAACCAGCGATACTGGCCGTCTTTACACAGGGATTGTATCTCGCATATACTTTGCCGGGCCCCTTCTTCGATTTTCCGAATGGCACGGAGGATGGCTTGTGCACTATCCGGATGGATCCAGCCGCATGCGATCAAACATTCCGGAGCGCCCTGTATCTCTTCCGGCCCTTTGACCCATGTATCGTCAGGGTCAAAGCGGATAATGGTTTTGGAAGGGATATCGTATTCCCAGATATCTGCCCGTGTAAGCCGCATGGCGATCCGGAAACGGCTGTCCGCTAGCCGCAGCATTTCCTCTGTTTGCTGCTGCGTGGAAAGGTCGATACATACACTGATGATAGCGAGGCGGCCGTCCTCGGCCTCTACCACACGCCCCTTATCAAGCGTCCAGAAGGAACTGCCGTCCTTTCTGAGCGTACGGTACTTTACCGTATATTCCTGCCCTGCATAGTAGTCGCCGCCCAGCTCCTGCGCTACGCGCGGCAAGTCGTCCGGGTGGATCGTATTGCCCACAAAACCGCCCGTATGTTCAATAAAATCCTCGTGGGAGTCGTAACCCATAAGCCCAAGCATCTTTTCATTGATAAAATAAAGGGGAAAATTATCTTCGCAATACCCCCCGACCAATCCACAGATCGCCATGTCGTTTAGAAGGGAGATCGCAGTCATCTGGTTTTCCGATTTCAGGTCTGAAAGCAATTTTTCCCCCTGGTGCAGCCGCTGTTCCAATTCGTGTTCGCGGGTGATATCTTCCAGCACCCCAAACGCTTTTACCGGATAGCCGAACTGGTCGAAGATCGTTGTCATGGAAGCGCGCTTCCAGCAGTAAGAGCCATCTTTCGTGCGCATGAGCGCTTCCTGCGTGGAGGAAGGTTTTCCTTCGATCACATCATAAAAGAAATCGTGCAGGCGCTGTTCGTGTTCCGGAAGGACGAGGCCGATCCCCACCATGCATTCCGGTACGCCGGACGCATATTTATCCGCGCTATAAAAGGTCTGGCCATTGTCGTCGAAGGTCACGCTTCGCTTTTCCACGTCAAACATAAAAGGAAAGCGGTTGGTCGAGAGCATGGCCGTACGGTAGAGCTCCTCCGATTGCCGGAGCTGGGCCTCGGCTTCCTTTTGTTGTGTGATATCGTTGATCGAGGCGTAATAAATCTCCCGGCCATTGCTCTCGGAAAGGAAAAACAGCCGCATATGCATCCACATCAGGGTGCCGCACAGCCTCAGGCGGCGGAATTGGATTTCCACGCCCTGCGAAGGATCCTCCTTTGCCCTTTTGAGGGCTGCTTTCACGATGGGCTTATCCTCTTCGGGCACACGGTCAAGGATATGCAATCCCCTGATGCGCAACGCGTCCGGATTACAGCCGGTGATCCGGTAGTATCCATCGTTCACACGGATGATGGACAGGTTGTCCTGGTAGTATTCATAGAGGGCCACGCCGCCGATAATATTGTTTAAAAGCTTTTTGGACATCATCCCGGACTGGAATAAGTCTTCAAAGGTGATCTCGCGCTGGTCAGGCGGTACCATTCCTCCAAAGTCTACATTGCTGTCGTTGAGAAGCAGTGTCTCAAAGTCGCCGCTGGGCATGGGCTTATAGAAATAAAAGCCTTGTGCGTAACGGCAACCTGCGCGCATCAGGCAATCCATCTGTTCGCTTGTCTCAACGCCTTCGGCGATGACGGATATTTTGAGCCATTTTGCCATACGCACCACAGACTCTATAATATTTTCGCTTCGCTGGTCGCCCTGGCTGTCCATTTTTTCCAAAAAACGCAGGTCTATTTTCAGGACGTCCACATTGATATCCTTGAGCATATTAAGCGAAGAATAGCCGCTGCCGAAATCGTCCATCAGGATGGTGAAGCCGGCAGCGCGCAGCCTGCTTAACACATCAAGGATGCGTTCCATGCTCTCCGCATATGCGCTTTCCGTGACCTCGAGCTCCAGGAAGTGCGGATCGATCTGGTATTTTTGGATCAATTCCATCAGGAAATCAAAAACATTGGAGTTGTAAAGGCTTTTTCTGGAAATATTAACGGAAATGGGGATAGGCGTATGTCCGCCGTCTATCCAATTCCGGAGCAGCCGGCAGACCTCTTCCCATACATAGGCATCCAGCTTGGCGATAAACCCGCTTTTTTCAAAGGCTGGGATAAATGCGCCCGGCGTCAGCAGCCCTTTTTCTGGATGGTTCCAGCGTACGAGCGCCTCTGCGCCTATGATTTTTCCATTATGGATCTCACATTTCGGCTGGATATAAATTTGAAATTCTTTATCTTTGAGCGCACGTTCGGCAGAATTGAAAATATCCTGCTCCTGCATGATCGAATCCATGAGGCCGGAATGGTACTCCGCCGTATGGTGCAGGTAATGCCCCTTGACCGACTGGGCGGCAAGCACCGCACGGTCACACATCAGGCTGACGGGCAGTGTTTTATCCCGAACATAGTAAATACCGATGGCAGGAATGATTTCCATGTTGAGCGGATACTGCTTCAGCCATTGCAACACGTTGTTTTCGATCATTTGCAGCAGTCCCTTTTCCATTTTGACACATGCGACGAATATATCTGCTGTCAC contains these protein-coding regions:
- the ileS gene encoding isoleucine--tRNA ligase → MYKKVPTDLKFNERELEVLDFWHENKIFEKSMEENKGNPEFTFYDGPPTANGKPHIGHILTRCIKDLIPRYKTMQGYNVLRKAGWDTHGLPVELEVEKMLGLDGKEQIEEYGVEPFIQKCKESVWKYKGEWEKMSDRVGYWADMEDPYITYDNDYIESVWWSLKEIHKKGLLYKGHKIVPYCPRCGTALSSHEVAQGYKDVKETSIFVRFKVKGEDAYFLAWTTTPWTLPSNVALCVNPDEEYVLAQDKNGDQYYLAKALAEQILGEDVHIVSKFTGKELEYKEYEPLFDFVETDKKAWYIACDTYVTLTDGSGIVHIAPAFGEDDANVGRKYDLPFVQLVKPDGTLSEETKWPGVFVKKADKLIIEDLRDRGLLFAEMPYEHSYPFCWRCDTPLIYYARSTWFIKMTELRDSLLKNNASVNWLPENIRDGRMGNFLENVIDWGISRERYWGTPLPVWVCDCGEIHVVGSRQELRDMAEQEVSEDIELHKPFLDPITLKCPVCGGSMHRVSEVIDCWYDSGSMPFAQWHYPFENKAEFESHFPANFISEAVDQTRGWFYTLLAIGTLIFDKAPFENCIVLGHVQDKDGQKMSKHKGNVVDPWSVLDRQGADAVRWYFYSASAPWLPSRFYDEAVSEMQRKFMGTLWNTYAFYILYADIDSFDPTKYELKPTNIMDQWVLSRLNSLVQTVTDDLDNYRIVEPSRDLSKFVDELSNWYVRRCRDRFWGSGMEQDKIDAFMTLYTVLETLTRLLAPFTPFMTESIYQNLVRTSDKNAPLSVHLASWPKADAGLMDAQLERDMDAVQSVVNLGRACRNTANIKNRQPIGKIYVSGIDHLDETFLEVIRGELNVKEVELGAAAAEYITYHLKPQMRTLGPKYGKLLGGIRSHLAQADGAAVVSTVKSGAAYEFKVDGMPVALMEEDILIEPAQREGFVAETSGDFAVIIDTALTPELIEEGNVRELISKIQTMRKEAGFEVTDKIELYAMDNDAITDIMQDNEDQILKEVLALGVHYGRVDGYEKEWNINGKKVTLGVKKA
- the tkt gene encoding transketolase, with product MSKIDKLAVNTIRVLSAEAIQKANSGHPGLPIGSAPLAYTLWAKHLKHNPRDSKWDNRDRFILSAGHASMLLYSLLHMFGYKVGMEDIRNFRQWGSITPGHPEHGLTDGVEATSGPLGQGIAMAVGFAMAEAHLAAEFNKPDFNVVDHYTYALSGDGCLQEGVSGEASSLAGTLKLGKLIVLYDKNDITIEGSIDTAFDEDVKKRYKAYGWQVLEVEDGNEDMKGISAAIEEAKAEKEKPSLIIVKTAIAYGSPKQGSESSHGSPLGQENIDAMKKNLGWEHKDPFFVPEEVKKHIDELCEVFEAEENQWKELFDKYSKAYPELAEKYKAYMSPVSESVFDEDYWTVEDKAVATRQSSGDIINKLAKRIPNLMGGSADLAPANNSLMKERSFFSAQDRLGTNIHFGIREFAMAAVCNGMALHGGIVPYCATFLVFSDYMKGAIRMSALMELPVTYVLTHDSIGVGEDGATHEPIEQLATLRATPGVHMWRPADGHETAAAYKSALTAKAPSAIALSRQPLPQFKETGKDALKGGYVLKDGGSSPDVILIGTGSEVELCMAAAEDLFRENISARVVSMPCMELFEEQDAAYKESVLPNSVRARVAVEAATSYGWAKYVGLDGGYVTIDHFGASAPAKVLFEKFGFTKEAVVAKAKEVLGK
- a CDS encoding EAL domain-containing protein translates to MEGMSEKDLLKRIESLQKELKEYREFDPLTGLYNKETFYGKVEGLLAQNKDTEYALVCLDIERFKLVNDLYGTSEGDGLLRYLGEKISSKAVSHAGIAARVTADIFVACVKMEKGLLQMIENNVLQWLKQYPLNMEIIPAIGIYYVRDKTLPVSLMCDRAVLAAQSVKGHYLHHTAEYHSGLMDSIMQEQDIFNSAERALKDKEFQIYIQPKCEIHNGKIIGAEALVRWNHPEKGLLTPGAFIPAFEKSGFIAKLDAYVWEEVCRLLRNWIDGGHTPIPISVNISRKSLYNSNVFDFLMELIQKYQIDPHFLELEVTESAYAESMERILDVLSRLRAAGFTILMDDFGSGYSSLNMLKDINVDVLKIDLRFLEKMDSQGDQRSENIIESVVRMAKWLKISVIAEGVETSEQMDCLMRAGCRYAQGFYFYKPMPSGDFETLLLNDSNVDFGGMVPPDQREITFEDLFQSGMMSKKLLNNIIGGVALYEYYQDNLSIIRVNDGYYRITGCNPDALRIRGLHILDRVPEEDKPIVKAALKRAKEDPSQGVEIQFRRLRLCGTLMWMHMRLFFLSESNGREIYYASINDITQQKEAEAQLRQSEELYRTAMLSTNRFPFMFDVEKRSVTFDDNGQTFYSADKYASGVPECMVGIGLVLPEHEQRLHDFFYDVIEGKPSSTQEALMRTKDGSYCWKRASMTTIFDQFGYPVKAFGVLEDITREHELEQRLHQGEKLLSDLKSENQMTAISLLNDMAICGLVGGYCEDNFPLYFINEKMLGLMGYDSHEDFIEHTGGFVGNTIHPDDLPRVAQELGGDYYAGQEYTVKYRTLRKDGSSFWTLDKGRVVEAEDGRLAIISVCIDLSTQQQTEEMLRLADSRFRIAMRLTRADIWEYDIPSKTIIRFDPDDTWVKGPEEIQGAPECLIACGWIHPDSAQAILRAIRKIEEGARQSICEIQSLCKDGQYRWFRLTCKTIQQKDGKPVRVLGVSENIDKEKEKELQYDRLLKNSQRDSLTGLYTRKAFEARVQDILDGLDPQSPAAALLLLDVDNFKQVNDTLGHIRGDQILREIAQVTYEIFGDDAVAGRFGGDEFALIVTDAAYESDVCNSVERFLVRLHELHMDEKMPITTSIGIAFTDGSDLVRLYQMADTALYQAKGAGKNTYAVYSSDKVDQHLYFNIDPTILDELEGLIYIINQKDYSLLYCNQALCEEYGWKANEYKNQKCYRALRGQESPCPGCTERKLNHDQFVIHNGCDIRGITYEIREKLLSWGDHELRLEIARKLEE